TGATGCAGTTGAAAGGACCATGATGGTATTTTTCAGCAATGTATGTCCATACATCACATTGTAATTTTGTGTGTCTATTTTTTAGCTATCCCTGGGGAGCCAGGACCTCAAGGTAGCCCTGGATTACCTGGACCACAAGGGCCCCCCGGAGCCCCTGGAGCACCTGGAAAAAGTGGCGTTGGACACCCTGGACCAAAGGGTCCCCCTGGACCACCAGGAGCACCCGGCTACTCTGCAACTGGCAAGCCCGGTAACCCAGGATCCCCTGGGAAGCCTGGCGCCAATGGTCTTCCTGGGGCAAAAGGACATGCTGGTCCTCCAGGTGCAATGGGCCCTAGAGGGGCATCAGGTAGCCCTGGAACCCCTGGACCTGCTGGATACTCTGCTGTTGGAAAACCTGGACCTGTAGGATCTCCAGGGCCAATGGGACCAAGTGGTGGAATGGGACCTTCTGGTTCACCTGGCATGCCAGGAATGCCAGGTCAAAAAGGTGAAAGAGGTGTGGGCATTCCAGGCTCACCAGGTGGCCCAGGTGGAATGGGACCAATGGGTCCCGTTGGTCCACCTGGAAAGTCTGGAATCGGGGCACCAGGTGCAACAGGACATCCTGGTGATCCTGGAAAGCCAGGTGGCCCAGGTAGAGATGGTATTCCAGGAACTCCTGGTCAACCAGGTTTAAAAGGCCACCCTGGCCCTCCAGGAGTGGGCGCTCCAGGTAAATCTGGAGTAAATGGTAGCCCTGGCATGCCTGGCCAACATGGGCCTAAAGGTCCACAAGGACCTGCCGGACAGCCAGGGTCTCCAGGTCTACCAGGTGTTGGCAAGCCAGGGCCACATGGAATTCCAGGAGACAGAGGTGCACCAGGTTCTCCAGGTACAACAGGGCAGAAAGGTGAGCCAGGCCCAACAGGATTTACAGGTGCTCCAGGAGCTATTGGTCCCATAGGCCCAGCTGGTCCTCAGGGAGCTAGGGGATTTCAGGGAGAGCAAGGTGCTATGGGTGCTAAAGGTGATATGGGAGGCATGGGACCTCAAGGGCCAAAGGGTCTTAAGGGTGATCAGGGACATCAAGGTTTAACAGGAAAGCCAGGTATTCCAGGTACTGTTGGACCAACTGGCCCTACAGGTCATATGGGACATCAAGGTCAAAAGGGTGAGCAGGGTTATACTGGTGCACCAGGTATTCCAGGTACAAAGGGGCCAGAAGGAGTTAAGGGGCATCCAGGACCACCTGGACCAAGAGGAGAGCGGGGAGAAAATGGGTTCCCAGGGGGTAGAGGGCCAGTTGGGCCAAGTGGTCCAAGTGGAATCCCAGGGCTTAAAGGTCATCCAGGTCCCCCAGGTGCTCCTGGGCCCGCAGGTGTCATTGCTAAGGGAATGTCTGGTCCTCAAGGGCCACCAGGACCTCCTGGTGCCAGAGGTCATGATGGTCTCCCAGGTCCATCTGGACCCCCAGGAGCCCCTGGCCCACCAGGTGAGGTCATTTACCATCATGAGAAGAGCATGCCAATAAAATCCCATGAGGTTATGCCTGTTGCTCATGAGTTGGTTAAGGCCCCAATGTCTGCCTTTTCGGCTGTTCTGACCAGGGCTTACCCACCAGCAGGTTCCCCTATTGCCTTTGAGACCGTTTTGTACAACGGTGAGCAACATTATGATCCTAGCTCTGGAATCTTTACCTGCCAAGTCCCTGGACTCTATTACTTTGCTTACCATATGCATGTCAATGGGGCAAATCTCTTGGTTGCACTTTACAAAAATGGTCAGCCAGTGGTTTTCACTTATGACGAGTATAATAAGGGATTCCTGGATCAAATGTCTGGAAGTGCTGTTCTTGAGTTGCACGCTCATGACACAGTTTACATCGCAGTTCCTGATGAGGAATCTAATGGCGTGTTTGCTGCTGATAATGTTCACTGCTCTTTCTCTGGTTTCCTAATTGCCGCAACGTGATACAGACACTGAACAAAACAGCAAACTTTAACATCAAAGAGCAGTTtgtcaaaaaacaaacatttgcaatCACCATCACTAAGTGCAGGTAATTTTGTTTAGTAATGAGCACTTTTATAAGGTGTACCCAAAACATTATATTGAATGGTTTGCTGAAGAAAGTAAACATAAAATTCCACAAGACCCTTTCAAAAGCCTAACTATGTTAAGTACACTTCTATGGTAACATGAAGATTTTCCATCCATATGTAttgtttaaaatgtgtttaaaatcCTGTTCATTATTGTTTTCTGGCTTTAGTGTGAGATACGCCAATCTTGACATGTATAATAGAAAAGTTCACTTCTAAATGGCAGAAATTTTGTAAAATTGTAACTAGATGTCATATGACAAGCAGAAATTACTAGAAATGAAGGACAAGTCTGTTAATgcaacatttgttttgtatatCAAAAGATCACATTATGTACAACATATTGaccgaaataaaaaaatattctaGTTCCCAAACTGATCAGTCTCCTTCTTCTTACCATAAGTCATCAACTGTCTTCAAGGACACTTCTGTAATCTAACACCCACAACCCTTACCACTCAAAAACGTACTAATACCATTTTAGtagtaggggtgtcacgatttcgaaTTTAAATCGAAATCGAtcaaaattacatctcaatcttgAACTCAAAtgtagaatcgacgatgcagccactcccccaatgtcacgtccagcatgtatgccaagacgcacaaacgcacacacacgtgctgaactgcagcgtcaacactcctctaattttaggctgcagccacttaaaatatacacatcaaccgGACGAAAATcgaagcccctcttgctactctgaaatcaccggtgtggaagtattttgtcattcacgtcaattaacactaacttagcctactcaactaagcaagtgaaaagatgatctagttGCAGTCCAAAATTACCTTAGGGCTTAAACTGCACATTGATTAGgacatattccatgaacactaaccttgggtcttgagagtgtgctgaaacaatgaaattatcattctgtgttgtaTAATTCCACTTtgttcacgtctctgtttaATGTTTGTTCAGTTTGCAACCTCGCGGTTGGaacggtttaaaaaaaaaaacctcccccCTGAAACAGAATtgaaaaaggccaaaaaaagtaaataacatataaggaatgcattaatagcAATATTAAAATAGATCGAAAATCaaatcgtgactttaaaatcgaaaattaaatcgaatcgaggatttggagaatcgtgaaacCCCTATTTAGTAGAATGGTTAAAGGcgaactatgcaggttttttagcttaattttcCTTCACttaacagcttcggagtcattggaatggttatatgacttttttcgggatGAATGGTGGCTGTCACGCTCCCCCCTTGCGCCTGTGaccggaaaaaccacccttgcaacttcgGGCCGgtggcctcagtgtcaggaagtataacgagtgtaacgaattgctttactgcatttaaatacacatacactccaggcaccggctagaacaaggtagcgatggtgtttctcagacattcatcatgacagagccagcgaaaaagaatcAAAAACCTAGAAAACAGtgaggaaattgccaatactgcatagtttctctttaatAAACATATGCTTTGCCACTTGCTGCCCTACGTATCTATATGCACCTCTGTTTTGATGGTTTCTCTTGCAGAACTGCAAAACCGACTTTTAAATGTGAATATAAAAAGTCCACGCTAACTCACCTTTAAATGCTGATGTGTTGTAATTGTGATCAATAGCGGCAATCATGTCTTTCCAAAAGTCAGATGTCACCTCATTACCACGCTGTAAATGGTGAAAAGTTTGCCAATGAATACCaatgaaaaatacaaaatatgaatTGTTGTGttcaaacaacaataacaactttTTTAAGGAGAAGTactgtaacatcatttaaacatcCTTGGGCTTTACCTTGTGCAACATATCCACGACTCTTGCACAGAGTAGTGCTCCAGGGAGGTCAAAGTAGTTGTCATAGAAATAGTATTTTGCTGGAGAATGATAGAAAAtacttaaaaatatatatttaaccCCAAAGAAACACACgttgggccctaatttaaacaATATGCAAAGTCACTCAATGAGCAAAGTGTCTTGTGCCTGGACTAAAGCTATTGTGTAGCGTGTGGGAGCACTGAGCTAATCCACCAATGCTTGAGCTTAAGATCTTGCTCATTGTATTGGATTAGCAAATAGGTTTTGCCTTGTCATTAAATTAAGGTAAAACTTCCAATAATAGCTAAGTCTCCAATGACCATA
The nucleotide sequence above comes from Alosa sapidissima isolate fAloSap1 chromosome 6, fAloSap1.pri, whole genome shotgun sequence. Encoded proteins:
- the col10a1b gene encoding collagen alpha-1(X) chain; translated protein: MDLRLNCVLLLVVALAEATPERYHYQVKKHHPPPPVKAHPIPGEPGPQGSPGLPGPQGPPGAPGAPGKSGVGHPGPKGPPGPPGAPGYSATGKPGNPGSPGKPGANGLPGAKGHAGPPGAMGPRGASGSPGTPGPAGYSAVGKPGPVGSPGPMGPSGGMGPSGSPGMPGMPGQKGERGVGIPGSPGGPGGMGPMGPVGPPGKSGIGAPGATGHPGDPGKPGGPGRDGIPGTPGQPGLKGHPGPPGVGAPGKSGVNGSPGMPGQHGPKGPQGPAGQPGSPGLPGVGKPGPHGIPGDRGAPGSPGTTGQKGEPGPTGFTGAPGAIGPIGPAGPQGARGFQGEQGAMGAKGDMGGMGPQGPKGLKGDQGHQGLTGKPGIPGTVGPTGPTGHMGHQGQKGEQGYTGAPGIPGTKGPEGVKGHPGPPGPRGERGENGFPGGRGPVGPSGPSGIPGLKGHPGPPGAPGPAGVIAKGMSGPQGPPGPPGARGHDGLPGPSGPPGAPGPPGEVIYHHEKSMPIKSHEVMPVAHELVKAPMSAFSAVLTRAYPPAGSPIAFETVLYNGEQHYDPSSGIFTCQVPGLYYFAYHMHVNGANLLVALYKNGQPVVFTYDEYNKGFLDQMSGSAVLELHAHDTVYIAVPDEESNGVFAADNVHCSFSGFLIAAT